The Seriola aureovittata isolate HTS-2021-v1 ecotype China chromosome 3, ASM2101889v1, whole genome shotgun sequence genome includes a region encoding these proteins:
- the foxe1 gene encoding forkhead box protein E1 codes for MTMPVVKVEKDSPADTLSDSNPPPQTEEQPRGRRRKRPLQRGKPPYSYIALISMAIANSPDRKLTLGGIYKFITERFPFYRDNSKKWQNSIRHNLTLNDCFIKIPREPGRPGKGNYWALDPNAEDMFESGSFLRRRKRFKRCDLSTYATYVHETPVFSPVQIPRSAAYTNSVYPNMTVSPTYGQQLPSAYYPSSSPPGFGPGQTRMFSINNLMGHPSPASMLGGQGPEVMQQPSRSFSPEGLPNGSSPCRMGAPAFPSQPCGGAVPSRSSTHPGFTYSGPSGHLHHHAHQGSYGQGHTQGYAATGRLHASAHGPAESVDHYGRLSPVQLGSFSQYNSAAGPIGNTGGYLRHPTYPGNMDRFVSAI; via the coding sequence ATGACAATGCCAGTGGTCAAAGTGGAGAAAGACTCTCCAGCAGACACTTTGTCTGACTCCAACCCTccaccacagacagaggagcagccCAGAGgtcggaggaggaagagaccTTTGCAGCGGGGGAAACCCCCTTACAGCTACATTGCACTCATTTCTATGGCCATAGCAAACTCCCCTGACCGCAAGCTGACATTAGGAGGCATCTACAAATTCATCACAGAGCGTTTCCCCTTCTACAGAGACAATTCAAAGAAATGGCAGAACTCCATCCGCCATAACTTGACTCTCAATGATTGTTTTATCAAGATCCCTCGAGAACCGGGGCGGCCAGGCAAGGGAAACTACTGGGCTTTAGACCCAAACGCAGAGGACATGTTCGAGAGCGGCAGCTTCCTGAGGCGGAGGAAGAGGTTTAAGCGCTGTGACTTGAGCACCTACGCCACATATGTGCATGAGACACCAGTTTTCTCTCCTGTCCAGATTCCCAGATCAGCTGCATATACCAACTCAGTCTACCCCAACATGACAGTCAGTCCAACCTACGGGCAGCAGCTTCCATCTGCCTACTACCCCTCCTCATCACCTCCTGGGTTTGGACCAGGTCAGACCCGCATGTTCAGCATCAATAACCTCATGGGACACCCGAGTCCAGCCAGCATGCTGGGAGGCCAAGGGCCAGAGGTGATGCAGCAGCCCAGCCGGAGCTTCAGTCCCGAAGGGCTGCCCAACGGATCCAGTCCCTGCAGAATGGGAGCGCCAGCCTTCCCGAGCCAACCGTGCGGAGGAGCCGTGCCATCCCGATCCTCTACGCATCCTGGGTTCACCTACTCCGGGCCAAGCGGCCACCTTCACCACCATGCACACCAGGGCTCATATGGACAGGGCCACACCCAGGGGTATGCAGCGACAGGACGGCTCCATGCCTCAGCCCACGGACCTGCCGAGTCTGTGGACCATTATGGCCGGCTCTCCCCGGTACAGCTGGGTTCTTTCTCCCAGTATAACAGTGCTGCAGGTCCTATCGGCAATACTGGGGGTTATCTGAGACACCCCACATACCCGGGGAATATGGACAGGTTTGTGTCTGCCATCTGA
- the spag5 gene encoding sperm-associated antigen 5: MSSRKSSSTGEGLPSSKYGERTPLRSLENEMLHLSTPSSRLKSSAGAVKMTKGDTPLCDPESHLHCPPTIKVIQTSAPMNDMTTAETPCGLGDVTFKSFVCPGGEVEISGSSVCEDKSIILPNDQATCNTETEDTVISDSMIAQSCGDHIEHPYYSPEMIDASSVDIDAACLCEIPSTTLASGSLDDKPATEDSGVLQRDCCGEKDVTWKSVVCDGGEVEVADVTRQHDETIPLPQAQLGESLQDNSVNSTNFSVYGQMCQAEHAEHPYCGSANGVPVNTTFSEIPDGFEKPANGLSDVTFKSFNCTGGEIEISDGTKLINETVPLPADYTVTSSVSYSCSINQSVSAGDHDAQNGNDHLDHPYCNSENYSSTSSGNLSTSQEPVPCSAGAMGEISLVVRDSQTGTQEAVAFGSLISAGSKVEESNGTRLSEKTFPLPDDHAVICQPLDDTGPTSVTQDQIRDDKEQPPCCVENYEVVLDTHPPAFTTSLLTNTLLKALDNESINCQVQETSKHSIHPEDSALPSMLNKAESSYRSKLVASAESPTPVEVQQLLEHVSQIRSNSGLPESSEEKDSALGSSGNGPVFCNSADNLSNVLKVLSQCPSVASALQFGILSPVVRRASLSVLKAHNDPAFDHFVADDFALEGEKSLVAPVNTDPAGLWAEHLESPMPRPLFNSTALGYKLQSGPVTELDEGVGVKPRAVPQSEMEKPVLDFPLIPDGPLQQQLRQMAEFLILASGKMGPAAVSASAPPPAVVTVQSARASPAETHSVCVGTNAVKLVDRSLNTSGQFERKREFSVVDSCTITDPLLWNVPPGSLECLPRQELEQRLRSSMIMVEALVQQLAAARAHGSPSAGPAPSELREKLVQTDHTELSQTTMHRDLYMEALSRINELELDRNSLQNLIQSMQDMRVTMTSLSSDTDAALSNMKEIEDIVRGDHQSLVSHYGQMKSLFEKTKETQTRMMQKVKDALHQRDDMRTQMEEAFTAKQAAFSAMDQLRTHCATEMSELEKSVGSQQELLAAVNQAYPEQVALNQAYTEMLDSASDLLFQTMEEQCSLMKELSTVRGLLQKTVPMLLKLNEKAADALRDRDEHISARDQAVEEREQIEEELNEANLNLQTAREHIGDLNLQVTILTSEMGVLRQKLTEREEERGQLERKVTELSATVSSTLASYTFLEQALASETTKLQQSWKDIQQAKDRANELEMLLGQSERHVCELSQTLAESEEQLSQLQTLSQSQKMQLQQLQDVCTQLSGVREMNEFLQMENELAREQVAESERMLRANLQGLRERNIQCEDLKGELGQLQLENRSLQEQLETTRSRASATQLELGEKLAQAVTEITLLHHTLRGLTNELHAALNDQKADPWKDKDSQPVHSLERRHPSSSFVDSIMVALTVEKEEDVKTETPPGPVPSDMPEPQCETLFSEMSAFTRIAAVTPKKNLNAVEFEPEEEDQSSVAELLVDLGSTVTELASTLKLVQQRKDAQLEELHNTIYGLQEEQQAANSKHEDEVFELKHQLSRLNSLVERGSQALQQKALDEKTVSKLSAEIQDAQEILNKHKADSNELRKEVVELRRSLQQSKVECHCLREELRKAGGLSANPAHFMEEKIQLLREVERLKLSLQEVEQARVKLLERAKRHQMIHQSNQLKSENELQMLNNMINKVREILLSLPEVVKNCEQLQQLVEYIG; encoded by the exons ATGTCGTCCAGGAAGTCAAGTTCCACTGGGGAAGGCTTG CCTTCCAGCAAATATGGAGAGCGTACCCCTCTGCGAAGTTTGGAGAATGAAATGCTGCACCTGTCAACTCCCTCATCTAGGCTGAAATCAAGTGCTGGTGCCGTGAAAATGACAAAG GGTGATACTCCTCTCTGTGACCCCGAGTCCCACTTGCACTGTCCTCCAACCATCAAAGTGATACAAACCAGTGCCCCCATGAATGATATGACAACTGCTGAGACCCCTTGTGGACTTGGAGATGTAACATTCAAATCCTTCGTCTGTCCTGGTGGTGAGGTTGAGATTTCAGGCTCTTCAGTGTGTGAAGATAAGAGCATTATTTTGCCCAATGATCAGGCTACATGTAACACTGAAACTGAAGATACAGTTATATCTGACAGTATGATAGCTCAGTCATGCGGTGACCACATAGAACATCCCTATTACAGTCCCGAGATGATAGATGCTTCTTCGGTCGACATTGATGCAGCATGCCTCTGTGAAATTCCCAGCACTACACTGGCCTCTGGCAGCCTGGATGATAAACCTGCCACAGAAGATTCAGGAGTGCTTCAGAGAGATTGCTGTGGAGAGAAAGATGTCACCTGGAAATCTGTTGTCTGTGATGGAGGTGAGGTAGAAGTTGCAGATGTCACCAGACAACATGATGAGACCATTCCTCTGCCCCAGGCACAGCTTGGTGAATCTTTACAAGACAACAGTGTAAATTCAACTAATTTCTCTGTCTACGGTCAAATGTGTCAAGCGGAACATGCTGAACATCCCTACTGCGGCAGTGCAAATGGTGTTCCTGTCAACACCACCTTCTCTGAGATCCCAGATGGTTTTGAAAAACCTGCTAATGGACTGAGTGATGTAACCTTCAAATCATTTAACTGCACTGGGGGTGAGATAGAAATTTCAGATGGCACCAAACTTATAAATGAGACTGTTCCTCTACCAGCCGACTACACTGTGACCAGCAGTGTGTCATACAGTTGTAGCATAAATCAGAGTGTTTCAGCTGGTGACCATGATGCGCAAAACGGTAATGATCATTTAGATCACCCATACTGTAATAGTGAAAATTATTCATCAACTTCAAGTGGCAACCTTTCCACTTCCCAGGAACCAGTGCCATGCAGCGCTGGTGCTATGGGTGAGATTAGCTTGGTGGTACGTGATAGCCAGACTGGCACACAAGAGGCTGTTGCATTTGGCTCTTTAATCAGTGCTGGAAGTAAGGTTGAAGAATCAAATGGCACCCGATTGTCTGAGAAGACTTTCCCTCTGCCTGATGACCACGCTGTGATCTGCCAGCCCCTGGATGACACTGGACCAACTTCTGTTACACAGGATCAAATCCGAGATGACAAggaacaacctccctgctgTGTGGAAAATTATGAAGTTGTTTTAGATACTCACCCACCAGCTTTCACCACATCTTTGCTGACTAACACATTGTTAAAAGCTTTGGATAATGAATCCATTAACTGTCAAGTGCAAGAAACATCAAAGCACTCAATACACCCTGAGGACAGTGCGTTGCCTTCAATGCTTAACAAAGCAGAGTCTTCTTACCGCAGCAAACTTGTGGCTTCAGCAGAGAGTCCCACCCCTGTGGAAGTGCAGCAGCTTCTGGAACATGTCTCTCAAATACGTTCAAACAGTGGACTGCCTGAATCCAGTGAGGAAAAAGACAGTGCCCTCGGCTCATCAGGAAATGGACCTGTTTTTTGTAACTCTGCAGACAACCTCTCTAATGTTTTGAAAGTGCTGTCACAGTGTCCCTCAGTAGCATCAGCTTTGCAGTTTGGAATCCTCAGTCCTGTTGTCCGGAGAGCTTCTCTATCTGTATTAAAGGCTCATAATGATCCTGCTTTTGACCATTTTGTAGCTGACGACTTTGCTCTCGAGGGTGAAAAGAGCTTGGTGGCTCCTGTTAATACTGACCCCGCTGGGTTATGGGCAGAGCACTTGGAGAGCCCCATGCCACGTCCTCTGTTCAACTCTACAGCACTGGGTTACAAGCTCCAGTCAGGCCCAGTCACTGAGCTGGATGAGGGTGTGGGTGTGAAGCCCCGTGCCGTGCCCCAGTCTGAGATGGAGAAGCCAGTTCTGGATTTCCCGTTGATTCCAGATGGTccccttcagcagcagctccggCAGATGGCAGAGTTCCTCATCTTGGCATCTGGAAAGATGGgtcctgctgctgtctctgcttctgctccacctcctgctgtCGTCACAGTCCAGTCAGCAAGAGCTAGTCCTGCAGAAAcccacagtgtttgtgtgggcACCAATGCTGTGAAACTGGTAGACCGCAGCCTCAATACATCTGGCCAGtttgagagaaaaagggaaTTCTCTGTTGTTGATTCCTGCACTATTACTGACCCCCTCCTGTGGAA TGTACCTCCAGGTAGCCTAGAGTGCCTCCCCAGACAAGAGCTGGAGCAGAGGTTACGGTCTAGCATGATCATGGTGGAGGCTCTGGTGCAGCAATTGGCTGCAGCCAGAGCACATGGAAGTCCTTCTGCAGGCCCTGCACCTTCAGAGCTCAGGGAGAAATTAGTGCAGACAGACCACACTGAACTCAGTCAG ACAACAATGCACCGGGACCTTTATATGGAGGCTCTGAGCAGGATTAATGAGTTGGAGCTGGACAGAAATTCTCTACAGAACCTCATACAGAGTATGCAGGATATGAGGGTCACCATG ACTTCTTTGAGTAGTGACACAGATGCTGCTCTCTCCAACATGAAAGAAATAGAAGACATTGTCAGAGGGGACCATCAAAGCCTTGTTtcacat TATGGTCAGATGAAATCTCTGtttgagaaaacaaaggagaCACAAACACGAATGATGCAGAAAGTCAAAGATGCTCTTCACCAAAGAGATGACATGAGGACACAGATGGAGGAGGCTTTCACAGCCAAGCAGGCG GCCTTCAGTGCGATGGATCAGCTGAGAACACACTGTGCCACAGAAATGTCAGAGCTAGAGAAGAGTGTGGGGTCTCAGCAAGAACTTCTGGCAGCTGTAAACCAGGCCTACCCAGAACAG GTTGCATTAAACCAGGCCTACACTGAAATGCTGGACTCTGCTTCTGATCTTTTGTTCCAAACCATGGAGGAGCAGTGCAGTTTGATGAAAGAA CTCAGCACAGTCAGAGGTCTTCTGCAGAAAACTGTTCCCATGCTTCTGAAGCTGAATGAGAAGGCAGCAGATGCTTTGAGAGATAGAGACGAGCATATTTCTGCAAGAGACCAAGCtgttgaagagagagagcag ATCGAAGAAGAATTGAACGAAGCTAATTTGAATCTCCAAACTGCCAGAGAACACATTGGTGATTTAAATCTGCAGGTGACAATTCTGACCTCAG AGATGGGTGTGCTGCGTCAGAAGctaacagaaagagaggaagagaggggtcAGCTGGAGAGGAAGGTGACAGAGTTGTCTGCTACAGTTTCCTCAACGTTGGCCTCCTACACCTTCTTGGAGCAGGCCCTCGCTTCTGAGACTACAAA ATTGCAGCAGTCATGGAAGGACATCCAGCAAGCCAAGGACAGAGCAAATGA GTTGGAGATGTTGCTGGGCCAGTCGGAGCGGCATGTGTGTGAGTTGAGTCAGACTCTGGCTGAAAGTGAGGAACAACTCAGTCAGCTTCAGACCCTCTCACAGTCTCAGAAaatgcagctccagcagctccaggatgTTTGCACACAACTCAGTGGCGTGCGGGAAATGAACGAG ttctTACAGATGGAGAATGAGTTGGCAAGGGAGCAGGTGGCTGAAAGTGAGCGTATGCTGAGGGCCAACCTGCAGGGGCTCCGGGAGAGGAACATCCAGTGTGAGGACCTAAAAGGAGAACTTGGTCAACTTCA GCTTGAGAACAGAAGTTTACAGGAGCAGCTGGAAACTACAAGGTCCAGAGCCAGTGCAACCCAGCTGGAGCTTGGAGAGAAGCTGGCTCAGGCAGTCACTGAGATCACTCTGCTGCATCACACACTGCGAGGGCTGACCAACGAGCTTCATGCAGCTCTCAACGACCAG AAAGCAGATCCATGGAAGGATAAAGATTCTCAACCAGTCCACAGCTTGGAGCGCCGGCACCCCTCCAGCTCGTTTGTTGACAGCATCATGGTCGCATTAACTGTTGAGAAGGAGGAAGACGTAAAAACAGAGACACCTCCCGGACCAG TCCCCTCAGACATGCCTGAGCCACAGTGTGAAACTTTGTTCAGTGAGATGAGCGCCTTCACCCGCATTGCAGCCGTGACTCCTAAAAAGAATTTAAATGCAGTAGAGTTTgaaccagaggaggaggatcagAGCAGTGTGGCAGAGCTGCTGGTTGACCTGGGCAGCACCGTCACGGAGCTCGCCAGCACCCTGAAGCTGGTGCAACAGCGCAAAGACgctcagctggaggagctgcacaACACCAT CTATGgcctgcaggaggagcagcaggctGCAAACAGCAAACATGAGGATGAAGTGTTTGAGCTGAAGCATCAACTTAGCCGCCTGAACAGCCTGGTTGAGAGGGGCAGCCAGGCGTTGCAGCAGAAAGCTCTG GATGAGAAAACTGTGTCAAAGTTGTCGGCAGAAATTCAAGACGCCCAGGAAATTCTAAATAAACACAAGGCCGACAGTAAC GAATTGCGGAAGGAGGTGGTTGAGCTGCGTCGCTCTCTCCAGCAGTCGAAGGTGGAGTGTCATTGCCTGCGTGAGGAGTTGAGAAAAGCTGGTGGCCTGTCAGCTAACCCAGCACATTTCATGGAAGAGAAGATCCAGTTATTGAGAGAG GTGGAGAGACTGAAGTTGAGTCTTCAGGAGGTGGAGCAAGCCAGAGTGAAACTCCTTGAAAGAGCAAAGAGACAT CAAATGATCCATCAGAGCAACCAGCTCAAAAGTGAGAATGAGCTTCAGATGTTAAACAACATGATCAATAAAGTCAGAGAG ATCCTGCTGTCTCTGCCAGAAGTTGTGAAGAATTGTGAACAACTCCAGCAGCTTGTTGAATACATTGGCTGA
- the trmo gene encoding tRNA (adenine(37)-N6)-methyltransferase, with amino-acid sequence MSPVCDCCGENTSKLKQQASVMRKEIKNLRQMLDSAVRAHRKHMISIQSAVSKIGVCEADKAQTPPAPTSPQVALEKGSIQTVPIGYISSCFSVKNGTPRQPTICGPSRAELRIQQSVFNNPEHALVGLEQYSHVWIIFLFHKNGHLSYKAKVKPPRLNGQRVGVYSTRSPHRPNALGLTLAKLDKIVGDTIHLSDIDMIAGTPVLDIKPYIPEYDSPQTRIHMDVELYELNTNQSNVTTMEDLYKDSETDAQSGLRGERTNDDDLVSQLSKDKCEADIPLIDSSRVSAQFSLPKDLHGVLEEVKAYVTQGDFCQREEQVSDSPMDKPLESTVDRPRYGEESYSTIAGWIREPPVSSLEVRFTPHAERELEEFLPTHLSGAPESVRPRFKFLRSPEEAAAAIRGVLSADPRSVYRRTRCRDRLFFFTLDTADITCWFGQGFAEVLQVRPVECQTATM; translated from the exons ATGAGTCCAGTGTGTGACTGCTGCGGCGAGAACACCAGTAAACTGAAGCAGCAGGCTTCTGTGATGAGAAAAGAAATCAAGAACTTGAG GCAGATGTTGGACAGCGCAGTTCGAGCTCATCGCAAACACATGATATCCATTCAGTCTGCTGTGTCAAAGATTGGAGTCTGTGAAGCTGACAAAGCCCAAACACCACCAGCACCAACATCACCACAGGTTGCATTAGAGAAAG GAAGCATCCAGACGGTCCCGATTGGTTACATCAGTTCCTGTTTCTCAGTGAAGAATGGGACACCCAGACAGCCCACCATTTGTGGCCCCTCGAGAGCCGAACTTCGCATCCAGCAGAGCGTCTTCAATAACCCGGAGCACGCTCTGGTGGGCCTGGAGCAATACTCCCACGTCTG gatcatctttctctttcacaaaAATGGGCACCTGAGTTACAAAGCCAAAGTGAAGCCTCCTCGACTGAACGGTCAGAGAGTTGGTGTTTACTCCACGCGCAGTCCACATAGACCGAACGCTTTGGGTCTAACTCTGGCTAAACTTGATAAAATTGTAG GTGACACAATACATCTGTCAGACATTGACATGATTGCAGGCACCCCAGTCCTGGACATCAAACCCTACATCCCAGAGTACGACTCCCCCCAGACCAGGATTCACATGGACGTAGAGCTCTATGAACTAAACACAAACCAGTCAAATGTAACTACTATGGAGGACCTATATAAAGACTCAGAAACAGATGCTCAGTCAGGCCTAAGAGGTGAAAGAACTAATGATGATGACTTGGTGAGTCAACTCTCAAAAGACAAATGTGAAGCTGATATTCCTTTAATAGATTCATCTAGAGTCAGTGCTCAGTTTTCCCTGCCCAAAGACCTGCATGGTGTGCTAGAGGAGGTCAAGGCCTATGTGACACAGGGTGACTTTTGTCAAAGAGAGGAGCAAGTTTCAGATTCCCCAATGGACAAACCTCTAGAGTCAACTGTGGACCGCCCCCGTTATGGAGAGGAATCTTACAGTACCATCGCTGGCTGGATCAGAGagcctcctgtttccagtctggaGGTACGCTTCACTCCTCATGCTGAGAGGGAGCTAGAAGAATTCCTCCCCACACACCTGTCAG GAGCCCCTGAAAGTGTCAGACCCAGGTTCAAGTTTCTGCGCAGTCCAGAGGAGGCCGCTGCTGCCATCAGAGGGGTGCTGTCAGCAGACCCACGGTCAGTCTACAGGAGGACACGCTGCAGGGAcagactcttcttcttcaccctgGATACGGCTGACATCACCTGCTGGTTTGGACAGGGCTTTGCTGAGGTGCTGCAGGTCCGACCTGTTGAGTGCCAGACTGCCACCATGTAA